From the Calonectris borealis chromosome 12, bCalBor7.hap1.2, whole genome shotgun sequence genome, one window contains:
- the PHLPP2 gene encoding PH domain leucine-rich repeat-containing protein phosphatase 2 isoform X7, with product MKRRQYTLAFTSAGAQAQTYHVSFETLAECQRWHRRASTVVSMRLSMVDLSCYSLEEVPEHLFYSQDIIYLNLRHNFMRSSGAGSLDSLCSRFSQLKSLNLSHNRLGEFPVSLCEISTLTELNISCNGLRYLPSQIGKLLNLQTFWLDGNFLTSLPEELGSLQQLSCLGLSFNNFCELPAICEKLVILDKLALAGNLLETLDLAVLNRMSHIKSVDLRLNNLKRAAADTLEGNKSVTYMDLRDNQMTDLDLSSLGSLEQLHCERNKLKELTLSGFSLRALYAHSNCLTAVNIYPVPGQLTRLELSHNQLQCVPDWACEAKKLEVLDVSYNLLVELPLRILSSLSLRKLMVGHNRLQSLPSLLEHIPLEVLDLQHNLLTKLPETLFVKALNLRYLNASANSLESLPSACTGEESLSMLQQLYLTNNNLTDQCIPVLVGHPRLRILHLANNNLQTFPASKLSKLEHLEELNLSGNKLKTIPTTVANCKLLHTLVAHSNEISIFPEILHLPRIQFVDLSCNELTEILIPEALPGALQELDLSGNTNLVLEHKTLDIFSHITTLKIDAKPSLTADSALTSTFWSHGVAEMAGQRNKLCVSSLALGSFAEGVEAVYGMFDGDKNEELPRLLQCTMADVLLEEVQQSDTMFMSNTFLVSHRKLGMAGQKLGSSAVLCYIRHDVADPASSFSLTVANVGTCQAVLCRSGKPLPLCKVFSLEQCSEEAKRVKEQKAIITEDNKVNGVTCCTRMLGCTYLHPWILPKPHVNSIPLTVQDELLLLGNKALWEHLSYTEAVSAVRHLHDPLAAAKKLCTLAQSYGCQDNVGAMVVCLNISEDSCTCEMHGLTLPGPGGFSSTTTKPTTPSSSSGIASEFSSELSASEVSSEVGSTASDEHNAVGLDGSLLPRQERRCSLHPVPSSSIFQRQPSSATFSSNQSDNGLDSDDEQPVEGVMTNGSKVEVEVDIHCCKGKDLEFEPPAAEYSSSAPGPEDDSGLVLIIRRQNSVNSNTVRRWVKEKCELQKSLSTCCLYGKKLSNGSIVPLEESLNLIEVATEAPKKKTGYFAAPSQMEPEDQFVVPPDLEEEVKEQMKQHQENGADQEKKEEHAASLPEEFDTAL from the exons GTTGTGTCTATGCGACTTAGCATGGTTGATCTTTCATGCTACAGCCTTGAGGAAGTACCTGAGCACCTCTTCTACAGTCAAGACATCATCTACCTCAACCTACGACACAATTTTATGAGATCAAGTGGAGCAGGGAGTCTTGACTCTCTTTGCAG TAGGTTTTCTCAGTTGAAGAGCCTGAACCTGTCTCATAATAGACTGGGAGAGTTTCCTGTATCACTGTGCGAGATCTCTACTCTGACAGAGCTTAATATTTCCTGTAATGGCCTTCGTTACTTGCCAAGCCAGATTGGCAAACTGTTGAA TCTCCAGACCTTCTGGCTTGATGGGAATTTCCTCACATCCTTACCAGAAGAATTGGGAAGTCTGCAACAGCTCAGCTGTCTTGGGCTTTCCTTCAATAACTTCTGTGAACTGCCAGCAATTTGTGAGAAACTCGTCATCTTAGACAAACTAGCCCTGGCAGGGAACTTGCTGGAGACCCTGGACCTTGCGGTGCTGAACCGTATGAGTCACATCAAAAGTGTGGACCTGAG GCTGAACAACTTGAAGAGAGCAGCAGCTGACACTCTGGAGGGGAACAAATCTGTGACTTACATGGATTTACGAGACAATCAGATGACAGATCTGGATCTGAGCTCCTTGGGCAGCCTGGAGCAGCTGCACTGCGAGCGGAATAAGCTGAAAGAGTTGACGCTGAGTGGTTTCTCCCTTCGGGCCCTCTATGCCCACAGCAACT GTCTGACAGCTGTCAATATTTATCCGGTTCCTGGTCAACTGACACGTTTAGAACTCTCTCA CAATCAACTGCAGTGTGTCCCAGACTGGGCCTGTGAAGCAAAGAAACTGGAAGTTTTGGATGTGAGCTACAACCTCCTTGTGGAGCTTCCATTGAG GATCCTCAGCAGCTTGAGCCTTCGGAAGTTGATGGTGGGGCATAATCGTCTGCAGAGCCTTCCATCTCTTCTAGAACACATTCCACTGGAGGTGCTGGACCTTCAGCATAACCTGTTGACTAAACTCCCGGAGACGCTCTTTGTTAAGGCTCTGAA CCTCAGGTACCTGAATGCCTCTGCAAACAGCCTGGAGTCCTTGCCCTCTGCATGTACAGGGGAGGAGAGTCTGAGCATGCTGCAGCAGCTTTACTTGACCAATAATAACCTCACAGATCAATGCATCCCTGTCTTGGTGGGACACCCACGCCTACGGATCCTGCATCTGGCAAACAACAACCTACAGACTTTCCCTGCAAG cAAACTCAGTAAGCTGGAGCACTTGGAAGAGCTGAATCTGAGTGGCAACAAACTGAAAACAATTCCCACAACAGTGGCAAACTGCAAGCTACTTCATACACTTGTTGCACACTCTAATGAAATCAGCATCTTTCCAGAGATCCTGCATTTGCCCCGTATTCAG TTTGTGGACTTGAGCTGCAATGAGTTAACTGAAATCCTAATCCCTGAGGCACTGCCAGGTGCCTTGCAGGAGTTGGACCTGAGCGGAAACACAAACCTGGTGCTAGAACACAAGACACTGGACATCTTCAG TCACATTACCACACTGAAGATTGATGCTAAGCCCTCCCTCACGGCAGACTCAGCACTCACTTCTACCTTCTGGAGTCACGGAGTAGCTGAGATGGCAGGCCAAAGAAATAA GCTGTGTGTGTCATCCCTGGCACTGGGGAGCTTTGCAGAGGGGGTGGAGGCTGTGTATGGCATGTTTGATGGTGACAAGAACGAGGAGCTGCCACGCTTGCTGCAGTGCACCATGGCGGATGTGCTCCTGGAGGAGGTACAGCAGTCAGACACCATGTTCATGTCCAACACCTTCTTGGTCTCCCACAG GAAGCTGGGCATGGCTGGGCAGAAGCTGGGTTCCTCTGCTGTCCTTTGCTATATTCGTCATGATGTGGCTGATCCAGCCAGCAGCTTTTCTCTGACAGTGGCCAATGTGGGGACGTGCCAAGCCGTTCTGTGCCGAAGTGGAAAACCACTGCCTCTGTGCAAAGTCTTCAGCCTTGAACAATGTTCAGAAGAAGCCAAGAGAGTCAAGGAGCAAAAAGCCATTATAACAGAG GACAATAAGGTCAATGGTGTGACTTGCTGTACTCGGATGCTGGGGTGCACATACTTGCATCCTTGGATCCTGCCCAAACCACATGTCAATTCCATTCCACTGACTGTACAAGATGAGCTGCTACTTCTAGGGAACAAAGCTCTCTGGGAACACCTTTCTTATACAGAGGCTGTCTCAGCCGTGCGCCACCTACATGACCCGCTAGCTGCTGCAAAGAAACTCTGCACTTTAGCCCAAAGCTATGGTTGCCAAGACAATGTAGGTGCAATGGTGGTGTGTCTGAACATCAGTGAGGACAGCTGCACATGTGAGATGCATGGCCTCACTCTGCCAGGTCCTGGGGGATTTAGTTCCACCACCACCAAGCCAACAACTCCTTCATCTAGCAGTGGAATTGCTTCAGAGTTCAGCAGTGAACTGTCTGCTTCTGAGGTTAGCAGTGAGGTGGGCTCTACTGCTTCAGATGAACACAATGCTGTTGGTCTTGATGGCAGTTTGCTACCACGACAAGAGCGACGTTGCAGCCTACATCCTGTGCCCTCCTCAAGCATCTTTCAGCGCCAACCTTCCAGTGCCACCTTCTCTAGCAACCAGTCTGACAATGGTCTGGATAGCGATGATGAGCAGCCTGTGGAAGGTGTCATGACAAATGGCAGTAAAGTGGAGGTAGAGGTGGACATCCACTGCTGCAAAGGAAAGGACCTGGAGTTTGAACCTCCTGCTGCAGAGTACAGCTCCTCTGCTCCCGGGCCAGAGGATGACTCTGGCCTTGTCCTCATCATTCGGAGACAGAACAGTGTAAACAGCAACACTGTGCGGAGATGGGTCAAGGAAAAGTGTGAACTGCAAAAATCTCTTTCCACATGCTGTCTCTATGGAAAGAAGCTTTCCAATGGCTCCATAGTGCCCTTGGAGGAGAGCCTCAACCTCATCGAAGTAGCCACAGAGGCACCCAAGAAGAAGACCGGCTATTTTGCTGCTCCATCCCAGATGGAGCCAGAGGATCAATTTGTGGTGCCACCTGATCTAGAGGAGGAAGTGAAGGAACAAATGAAGCAGCACCAGGAGAATGGAGCagatcaggaaaagaaagaggaacatGCAGCATCTCTGCCAGAGGAGTTTGACACAGCTTTGTAA
- the MARVELD3 gene encoding MARVEL domain-containing protein 3 — MLRDTELHSKFVELEALLSYRPNSHNERLASPVTDAERNAPQSVSVSGSWVGELQDLIATSGCGDSVRVNGKGVSTPVDNSAGGAGPRRAMAERSSPRAPRTGRTGAGGRAVPGPGPEGPPGSRAAAPQLLECHRCRYLRTGRACCQMVEALLAVLILVCSSVSYGSTGGYTGLPSLGGIYYYQYGGAYSGFSGADGEKAQQLDQHFCLLKLPIARAAMAVGGCLLVFPCVLILVGVVRLPWHFPVWLLLECILDIVIATGIVPALYYFFHFLLGVYNSSVCKEREQLYQSKGYQDFRCSLHGAEIAAGLSGCIAVLAYLLSAGLAVRGYRTVHKLKQKPVQLYEL; from the exons ATGCTGAGAGACACAGAGTTGCACTCCAAGTTTGTGGAGTTGGAAGCACTGCTGAGCTACAGGCCCAACAGCCATAATGAAAGACTTGCAAGCCCTGTTACAGATGCTGAGAGGAACGCTCCACAAAGTGTGAGCGTTAGCGGCTCCTGG GTGGGGGAACTTCAGGACCTTATCGCCACAAGCGGTTGTGGGGATAGCGTCCGTGTGAACGGAAAGGGCGTGAGCACACCCGTGGACAACAG CGCCGGAGGAGCGGGGCCACGCCGGGCCATGGCGGAGCGGAGCAGCCCCCGCGCCCCACGGACGGGAcgcaccggggcgggcgggcg CGCCGTGCCTGGACCAGGGCCGGAGGGGCCGCCGGGAagccgcgccgccgcgccgcaGCTGCTGGAGTGCCATCGCTGCCGGTACCTGCGCACGGGCAGGG CCTGCTGCCAGATGGTGGAAGCGCTGCTCGCCGTGCTGATCCTGGTCTGCAGCTCCGTGTCCTACGGCTCGACGGGCGGCTACACGGGCCTTCCCAGCCTGGGGGGCATCTACTACTACCAGTACGGCGGGGCTTACAGTGGCTTTAGTGGAGCAGATGGGGAAAAAGCCCAGCAGCTTGACCAGCATTTCTGCCTACTAAAGCTGCCGATTGCAAGGGCAGCAATGGCCGTGGGAGGGTGTCTCCTTGTCTTCCCTTGCGTTCTTATTTTGGTTGGTGTTGTACGGTTACCGTGGCATTTCCCAGTATGGCTGCTTCTGGAATGTATCCTGGACATAGTGATTGCAACTGGCATAGTGCCTGCTCTGtactatttcttccattttctgctgGGGGTTTATAATTCATCAGTgtgcaaagagagagagcagcttTATCAAAGCAAAGGCTATCAGGACTTTAGGTGCAGCCTGCATGGGGCAGAGATTGCTGCTGGCCTCTCGGGCTGCATAGCTGTCCTGGCGTACCTGCTTAGTGCAGGCCTAGCTGTCAGGGGGTACAGAACAGTtcacaaactgaaacagaagcCAGTACAATTATACGAGCTTTAG